In a genomic window of Nostoc sp. UHCC 0870:
- a CDS encoding RDD family protein has protein sequence MHLFNRVKYRTPESVELEFTLAGIGNRAWALLIDYLVLATILTTFLIAWVIIAGQLSDFWQQVFGSTFSQWLIAITFIVSFVIYAGYFVFFETLWQGQTPGKKAAQIRVVRDNGRPIGIQQASLRALLRPFDEFLFIGAFLIMFSRQEKRLGDLAAGTIVIQAGTPTTSANIIISEQAKSLYQELIQITDLSRLLPDDFAVIREYLQRRSAMSAKARSALSLKLSQQVQEILNIENLPATIHSDIILEAVYLGSQNQDWG, from the coding sequence ATGCACCTGTTTAACCGTGTTAAATACCGCACACCAGAAAGTGTAGAATTAGAATTTACCCTTGCAGGTATCGGTAATCGTGCTTGGGCGTTGCTAATCGACTATTTGGTATTAGCCACGATTTTGACAACTTTCTTAATCGCCTGGGTGATTATTGCTGGTCAATTATCAGATTTTTGGCAACAAGTTTTTGGTTCTACATTTAGTCAGTGGTTGATAGCCATTACATTCATCGTCAGCTTTGTCATTTACGCTGGTTATTTTGTATTTTTTGAAACTCTATGGCAAGGTCAAACTCCTGGTAAAAAAGCCGCACAAATTCGGGTAGTTCGTGATAATGGTAGACCAATTGGGATACAGCAAGCAAGTTTACGCGCTCTACTGCGTCCATTTGATGAGTTCCTATTTATAGGAGCTTTTCTTATTATGTTTAGTCGCCAAGAAAAGCGTCTTGGTGATTTAGCCGCCGGCACAATTGTAATTCAAGCCGGGACACCAACCACATCAGCGAATATCATCATTTCTGAACAGGCTAAATCGTTATATCAGGAGTTAATTCAAATTACTGATTTATCCAGATTATTACCTGATGATTTTGCGGTAATTCGGGAATATTTACAGCGACGTAGTGCTATGTCAGCCAAGGCTAGAAGTGCGTTATCTTTGAAGTTATCCCAACAAGTTCAAGAGATTTTGAATATAGAAAATTTACCAGCAACCATTCACTCAGATATTATTTTAGAAGCCGTTTATTTAGGGTCTCAGAATCAGGATTGGGGCTAG
- a CDS encoding DUF975 domain-containing protein, which translates to MAGNIGSPSPMQPLTVGNVVSAGMRLYRSHLKDYFFVALIASLWLFLPLLFFIGAGLVGFWNVRFNNNAPGIWVVLVVVGIIAYLYGLGKALVNTSVISRLAFGELVNQPETVSIARSQVNPKLWTFVFNALLLFVIFLAIFVMLFIFGAIVLGLFQFALGVTEPNIATILLTILVYLVILTAVVWFSARFLIADVLIGIENNLDAVTTVGRSWELTQNNTWRIVVILFVALLITFPIQLVFQIITQSVTQPILLQSIQDAISGSVNAVYSIAAVYLVTFVLAYLLNAAFLPFWQSIKAVIYYDLRSRREGLGLKLREREF; encoded by the coding sequence ATGGCTGGAAATATTGGTTCTCCTAGTCCCATGCAACCACTGACTGTGGGCAATGTGGTGAGTGCTGGAATGAGATTATATCGCTCTCATCTCAAGGATTACTTTTTCGTAGCTTTAATTGCATCTTTATGGTTGTTCTTACCATTATTGTTTTTTATCGGTGCTGGTTTAGTAGGTTTTTGGAATGTTCGCTTTAATAATAATGCCCCTGGGATTTGGGTAGTTTTAGTAGTAGTGGGAATAATTGCTTACTTGTATGGTTTGGGTAAAGCATTAGTTAACACTTCAGTTATTTCCAGGTTAGCATTTGGCGAATTAGTGAATCAACCAGAAACTGTTAGTATAGCTCGCAGTCAAGTAAATCCTAAGTTATGGACATTTGTCTTCAATGCACTCTTATTATTTGTGATTTTTTTGGCTATCTTTGTCATGCTTTTTATATTTGGGGCAATTGTCCTAGGATTATTTCAATTTGCATTGGGAGTAACAGAACCGAATATAGCTACGATACTGCTGACTATCCTGGTATATTTGGTCATCTTAACTGCTGTTGTCTGGTTTTCTGCTAGGTTTTTGATTGCTGATGTGTTGATAGGAATAGAAAATAACCTTGATGCAGTTACCACAGTTGGACGCAGTTGGGAATTAACTCAAAATAATACTTGGCGGATTGTTGTAATATTATTTGTAGCCTTGTTAATTACATTTCCCATCCAATTAGTTTTTCAGATCATTACCCAAAGCGTCACCCAACCCATATTATTACAATCCATCCAAGATGCTATCAGTGGTTCAGTAAATGCTGTTTACTCTATAGCCGCAGTTTATTTAGTCACATTTGTTTTAGCATACTTATTAAATGCAGCCTTTTTACCATTTTGGCAGTCAATTAAAGCTGTGATTTACTATGACTTGCGGAGTCGCCGGGAAGGGTTAGGGCTAAAATTACGGGAACGGGAATTTTAA
- a CDS encoding stage II sporulation protein M: MNIQRWIARREPNWQRLDALLRQLEHKGLKSLNAGEIREVASLYRSVAADLARARTQQVGNILIHNLQSLTTRAYTQIYQGSRRQEWQAVWDFYLWGFPAVIQQTFLYIATATALFFVGLLVGWWYAWQDPTFMSLIVPESLISQVRDKGELWMGSIVGVEPLASSGIMINNIKVSFAAVAGGMTAGAFTTYIMVFNGLLIGAIATLVSQNNLAYPFWAFVFPHGALELPAIFFAGGAGLLLAKAILFPGKYRPRDALKFYGSQAVQLVFGIVPMLVIAGIIEGFISPNPIIPDPLKYLLGLGLFIILVIYCNRKLTSANS, translated from the coding sequence ATGAATATTCAACGTTGGATTGCACGAAGAGAACCAAATTGGCAGCGTTTGGATGCTTTACTGAGACAGTTAGAACACAAAGGGTTAAAATCCCTCAACGCTGGGGAGATTAGAGAAGTAGCAAGTTTATACCGTTCCGTGGCGGCTGATTTGGCACGCGCCCGCACTCAACAGGTGGGCAATATTTTGATTCATAATTTACAATCCTTGACCACCCGCGCCTACACGCAAATTTACCAAGGTTCTCGTCGGCAGGAATGGCAAGCCGTATGGGACTTTTATCTTTGGGGGTTTCCCGCCGTCATCCAACAAACGTTTCTCTATATCGCCACAGCGACGGCTTTGTTTTTTGTGGGATTACTGGTGGGTTGGTGGTATGCGTGGCAAGACCCGACCTTTATGTCCTTGATTGTGCCAGAAAGCTTAATTTCGCAAGTCCGAGATAAAGGTGAATTGTGGATGGGGTCAATTGTTGGTGTTGAACCTTTAGCATCTAGCGGCATCATGATTAATAATATCAAGGTGTCCTTTGCTGCGGTGGCTGGAGGGATGACAGCCGGGGCGTTCACGACCTATATCATGGTATTTAATGGGTTATTAATTGGTGCGATCGCCACCCTAGTCAGTCAAAATAATTTAGCTTATCCTTTTTGGGCTTTTGTCTTTCCCCACGGTGCTTTAGAGTTACCAGCTATCTTTTTCGCCGGTGGGGCTGGTTTATTATTAGCAAAAGCAATTTTATTTCCTGGTAAATATCGCCCGAGAGATGCCTTAAAATTTTATGGCTCTCAAGCAGTACAGTTAGTATTTGGCATTGTGCCAATGTTAGTAATTGCGGGGATTATCGAGGGTTTTATCTCTCCTAATCCTATAATTCCAGACCCATTAAAGTATCTACTTGGTTTAGGATTATTCATAATTTTAGTCATATACTGTAACCGCAAACTTACATCAGCCAATAGTTAG
- a CDS encoding Hsp20/alpha crystallin family protein, with protein MALVRWEPFRDIERLEPFREIDTLQRQMNRLIERLIPTDGGERTGFTFMPAAEIEEKDDAIHLKLEVPGLESKDINVEATPDSILISGERKSETKTEEGGMTRSEFRYGRFQREIPLPCQIQNDKVQAEYKNGILRLNLPKAESERQKVVKVNLG; from the coding sequence ATGGCACTTGTTCGTTGGGAACCTTTCCGGGATATCGAACGCCTAGAACCATTCCGAGAAATTGATACCTTGCAACGGCAAATGAATCGCCTGATTGAAAGGTTAATACCCACCGATGGCGGCGAAAGAACGGGATTTACATTTATGCCTGCTGCTGAAATTGAAGAAAAAGATGATGCAATTCATCTCAAATTAGAAGTACCTGGTCTAGAATCCAAAGATATTAATGTAGAAGCTACACCAGACTCAATTTTAATTAGCGGTGAACGCAAATCTGAAACCAAAACTGAAGAAGGTGGTATGACTCGTTCTGAATTTCGGTACGGTAGATTTCAAAGAGAAATACCTTTACCCTGTCAAATTCAAAACGACAAAGTACAAGCTGAATACAAAAACGGCATTCTCCGGCTAAATCTGCCAAAAGCAGAATCCGAAAGACAAAAAGTTGTGAAAGTTAATCTCGGATAA
- the dnaK gene encoding molecular chaperone DnaK yields the protein MAKVVGIDLGTTNSCVAVMEGGQPAVIANAEGQRITPSVVAYTKTGERLVGQIARRQAVMNPENTFYSVKRFIGRKFDEITHEATEVSYRVMRDSQQNVKLDCPAVGKQFAPEEISAQVLRKLVDDASKYLGEKVTQAVITVPAYFNDSQRQATKDAGKIAGIEVLRIINEPTAAALAYGLDKKENETILVFDLGGGTFDVSILEVGDGVFEVKSTSGDTHLGGDDFDKKIVDWLANEFQANEGVDLRKDKQALQRLTEAAEKAKIELSSATQTNINLPFITATQAGPKHLDMTLTRAKFEEMCADLFDRCRKPVQQALQDARLSHAQLDEIVLVGGSTRIPAVQALVRQITGKDPCQGVNPDEVVAVGAAIQAGVLSGEVKDILLLDVTPLSLGVETLGGVMTKIIERNTTIPVKKSEVFSTAVDGQTNVEIHVLQGERELAQNNKSLGNFRLDGIPPAPRGVPQVEVTFDIDANGILSVTAKDRATNKQQSISITGASTLDKRDVEQMVRDAEAHAAEDHKRREQIDTKNLADSLVYQAEKQLRDLGDKVSASDKSRVEGLVSDLRAAINQDNFDRIKSLTNELQQALMQVGSAVYAQAAGTTPGGTQGEQRGDGEDVIDADFVESK from the coding sequence ATGGCGAAAGTAGTTGGTATTGATTTAGGGACAACAAACTCGTGCGTTGCTGTTATGGAAGGGGGACAACCAGCCGTCATTGCCAATGCAGAGGGACAAAGGATTACGCCCTCTGTTGTTGCATATACCAAAACTGGTGAACGTTTGGTGGGTCAAATTGCCCGACGGCAAGCTGTGATGAACCCAGAAAACACCTTTTATTCTGTCAAACGCTTCATTGGGCGCAAATTTGATGAAATTACCCATGAAGCCACAGAGGTTTCTTATCGAGTCATGCGCGACAGTCAACAGAATGTCAAATTAGACTGTCCCGCCGTAGGTAAACAATTTGCTCCTGAAGAAATTTCTGCCCAAGTCTTGCGGAAACTGGTAGATGATGCCAGCAAATATCTAGGTGAAAAAGTTACCCAAGCTGTAATTACAGTCCCGGCTTATTTTAATGACTCCCAACGCCAGGCTACCAAAGATGCCGGGAAAATAGCTGGTATAGAAGTTCTCCGCATCATTAACGAACCAACAGCCGCCGCCCTGGCCTATGGTTTGGATAAGAAGGAAAATGAAACTATTTTAGTATTTGACCTGGGTGGTGGAACTTTTGATGTTTCTATCTTGGAAGTAGGCGATGGTGTGTTTGAAGTCAAATCCACTAGTGGCGACACCCATTTAGGCGGTGACGACTTCGATAAAAAGATTGTTGATTGGCTAGCTAATGAATTCCAAGCTAATGAAGGCGTAGACTTGCGTAAAGACAAGCAAGCACTGCAAAGATTAACAGAAGCAGCCGAAAAAGCCAAAATTGAACTTTCTAGTGCGACTCAAACTAATATCAATCTCCCCTTCATCACCGCCACCCAAGCAGGGCCGAAACACCTAGACATGACCCTAACACGAGCTAAATTTGAGGAGATGTGTGCAGATTTGTTTGACCGTTGCCGCAAACCAGTACAACAAGCATTGCAAGATGCCAGACTCTCCCATGCTCAACTTGATGAAATTGTACTAGTTGGTGGTTCGACTCGCATTCCTGCGGTGCAAGCATTAGTCCGCCAGATAACTGGGAAAGATCCATGTCAAGGAGTTAACCCAGATGAAGTAGTAGCAGTTGGTGCAGCTATTCAAGCGGGTGTGCTATCAGGTGAAGTCAAAGATATCTTACTCTTGGATGTAACACCGTTGTCTTTGGGTGTAGAAACTTTAGGCGGTGTGATGACTAAGATTATTGAACGTAACACCACTATCCCGGTAAAAAAATCCGAAGTCTTTTCTACCGCCGTTGATGGGCAAACAAATGTAGAAATTCATGTCCTCCAAGGTGAACGAGAATTAGCTCAAAATAACAAGAGTTTGGGTAATTTCCGTTTAGATGGTATTCCTCCAGCACCGAGGGGTGTGCCGCAAGTTGAAGTAACCTTTGATATTGATGCCAATGGGATTCTCTCAGTAACAGCGAAAGACCGGGCGACCAACAAACAGCAGTCAATTTCGATCACAGGTGCTTCAACCTTAGATAAACGCGATGTGGAACAAATGGTGCGGGATGCAGAAGCCCACGCCGCCGAAGACCACAAACGCCGCGAACAAATAGACACCAAGAACTTAGCCGACTCTTTGGTCTATCAAGCAGAAAAACAACTGCGAGATTTGGGAGATAAAGTTAGTGCTAGCGACAAGAGTCGAGTTGAAGGGCTAGTAAGTGATTTACGAGCGGCGATTAACCAAGATAATTTCGATCGCATTAAATCTCTAACTAATGAGTTGCAACAAGCCCTCATGCAAGTCGGTAGTGCTGTTTACGCCCAAGCCGCAGGAACAACTCCGGGCGGTACACAGGGCGAACAAAGAGGCGACGGTGAAGATGTGATTGATGCTGACTTTGTAGAGAGTAAATAG
- the glpK gene encoding glycerol kinase GlpK, whose amino-acid sequence MSHTSSGYILALDLGTTGNRAFIFNAEGKIVGQAYKELTQYYPQPGWLEHDAEEIWRDTCWVIKTAIAKSQIASSEIAAIGLTVQRETCLLWDKTTGKPLHKAIVWQDRRTAPLCNQLQEQGYAQEIYDRTGLVIDAYFSATKLRWLLDNLTGVDLHNVLAGTIDTWVLWNLTAGKVHATDHSNASRTMLMNLKTCAWDEKLLDIFQIPAHILPKIQPSLGEFGVTDAELLGAAIPITAILGDQQAALFGHGCDRPGLMKCTYGTGSFLVAHTGEKIVRSHNQLISTVAWTQANSSHNLNVGYALEGSMFTSGACIQWLRDGIKLINTAADTETMAAQVSDNGGVYFVPAFSGLGAPHWDMTARGAFFGITASVQPQHLVRAVLEAIAYQVLEVVQAINAFSSHPMQRLIVDGGACENNFLMQFQADVLGIPVERPTMRDTTVQGASFAAGLAVGFWDSYAELVKQRKIDRIFEPGEGRHQATANFVTWQKAVKRTLEWEE is encoded by the coding sequence TTGAGTCACACATCATCCGGCTATATTTTGGCGTTGGATTTGGGTACAACAGGAAACCGCGCTTTTATTTTTAACGCCGAAGGTAAAATTGTCGGACAGGCATATAAAGAACTGACACAATATTATCCCCAGCCGGGTTGGTTGGAACATGACGCTGAAGAAATTTGGCGGGATACTTGCTGGGTGATTAAAACTGCGATCGCTAAATCTCAAATCGCGTCGTCGGAAATTGCAGCCATTGGTCTGACTGTACAACGGGAAACCTGCTTACTCTGGGATAAAACGACAGGTAAACCACTCCATAAAGCTATTGTTTGGCAAGACCGCCGCACTGCTCCCCTGTGTAATCAATTACAAGAGCAAGGTTATGCTCAGGAAATATACGATCGCACTGGTTTAGTCATAGATGCTTATTTCTCAGCGACTAAACTTAGATGGCTCTTAGATAATCTTACAGGCGTTGACTTGCATAATGTCCTGGCAGGTACTATTGATACTTGGGTGCTATGGAATCTTACTGCTGGAAAAGTTCACGCTACTGACCACAGCAACGCTAGCCGAACAATGTTGATGAATCTCAAAACCTGCGCGTGGGATGAGAAATTATTAGATATTTTCCAGATTCCGGCTCATATTTTGCCCAAAATTCAACCGAGTTTAGGCGAATTTGGCGTGACTGATGCTGAATTACTCGGTGCGGCTATCCCCATCACTGCTATTTTAGGTGATCAGCAAGCCGCTTTATTTGGTCATGGCTGCGATCGCCCCGGTTTGATGAAATGTACTTATGGAACTGGTAGTTTTTTAGTTGCTCACACTGGCGAGAAAATTGTGCGATCGCACAATCAACTGATTTCTACAGTGGCATGGACACAAGCAAATTCAAGTCATAACTTAAATGTAGGCTATGCCCTAGAAGGTAGTATGTTTACTAGTGGTGCTTGTATCCAATGGTTGCGTGATGGCATCAAGTTGATTAACACTGCGGCGGACACTGAGACGATGGCGGCTCAAGTATCAGATAACGGCGGAGTCTATTTTGTCCCGGCTTTTAGTGGACTAGGCGCACCCCACTGGGACATGACCGCCAGAGGAGCATTTTTTGGCATTACCGCCAGCGTCCAACCCCAGCATTTAGTCCGCGCAGTGTTGGAGGCGATCGCGTACCAAGTGCTAGAAGTAGTACAAGCAATCAACGCCTTTAGTAGTCATCCCATGCAGCGTTTAATTGTAGATGGTGGTGCTTGCGAGAATAATTTCCTGATGCAGTTTCAAGCAGATGTGTTAGGGATTCCTGTAGAACGTCCCACCATGCGTGATACCACAGTCCAAGGTGCATCCTTTGCCGCCGGTTTAGCTGTAGGATTTTGGGATAGTTATGCAGAACTGGTAAAGCAGCGAAAAATTGACCGCATATTTGAGCCAGGGGAAGGAAGACATCAAGCCACAGCTAACTTTGTTACTTGGCAAAAAGCCGTTAAACGCACTTTAGAGTGGGAAGAGTAG
- a CDS encoding phosphoglycerate kinase: MSKKTLASLSAADISGKRAFVRVDFNVPVDDQGNITDDTRIRAALPTINDLTQKGAKVILASHFGRPKGVDDKLRLTPVAKRLSELLGQEVVKTDDCIGDETAAKVAALQNGQVLLLENVRFYKEEEKNDPEFAKKLAANADFYVNDAFGTAHRAHASTEGVTHYLSPAVGGYLIEKELQYLQSAIEEPQRPLAAIIGGSKVSSKIGVIETLLEKCDKLIIGGGMIFTFYKARGLNVGKSLVEEDKLELAKSLEAKAKERGVTFLLPTDIVSADKFAPDANATTVSIENIPADGMGLDIGPDSIKVFQAALADCKTVIWNGPMGVFEFDKFAAGTEAIAHTLAEISKTGTTTIIGGGDSVAAVEKVGLAEQMSHISTGGGASLELLEGKVLPGIAALNDA, from the coding sequence GTGTCCAAAAAAACTTTAGCAAGTTTATCTGCGGCTGATATTTCCGGTAAACGCGCCTTTGTGCGGGTTGATTTTAATGTACCTGTGGATGACCAAGGCAACATCACAGATGATACTCGCATTCGCGCTGCTCTACCAACCATTAACGATTTAACGCAGAAGGGTGCTAAGGTCATTCTAGCAAGCCATTTCGGTCGTCCCAAAGGTGTAGATGACAAACTGCGCCTGACTCCCGTTGCAAAGCGTTTATCTGAGTTATTGGGTCAAGAAGTCGTTAAAACTGATGACTGTATTGGCGATGAAACAGCCGCCAAAGTAGCAGCTTTACAAAATGGCCAAGTGCTGTTACTAGAAAACGTCCGTTTTTATAAAGAAGAAGAAAAGAACGATCCAGAATTTGCTAAAAAACTGGCAGCTAATGCCGATTTTTATGTAAATGATGCTTTTGGGACAGCACACCGCGCCCATGCTTCTACTGAAGGCGTTACTCATTATTTGAGTCCTGCTGTTGGTGGTTATTTGATTGAGAAGGAATTGCAGTATTTGCAAAGCGCAATTGAAGAACCCCAACGTCCTTTAGCCGCAATTATTGGCGGTTCTAAGGTTTCTAGCAAAATCGGCGTAATCGAAACCCTACTAGAAAAGTGCGACAAGCTAATCATCGGTGGGGGGATGATTTTCACCTTCTATAAAGCCCGTGGTTTGAATGTTGGTAAGTCTCTAGTAGAAGAAGACAAGCTAGAACTAGCAAAGTCTTTGGAAGCTAAGGCTAAAGAACGTGGTGTCACCTTCTTGCTACCTACAGACATTGTATCAGCTGATAAATTTGCCCCCGATGCCAATGCTACCACCGTCAGCATTGAAAATATTCCTGCTGATGGCATGGGTTTGGATATTGGACCTGATTCTATCAAAGTTTTCCAAGCAGCTTTGGCTGACTGTAAGACCGTGATTTGGAACGGGCCGATGGGTGTATTTGAGTTTGATAAGTTTGCAGCTGGTACAGAAGCGATCGCTCATACTTTAGCAGAAATCAGCAAAACAGGTACAACCACCATCATCGGTGGTGGTGACTCTGTAGCGGCTGTTGAAAAGGTAGGTTTGGCTGAACAAATGAGCCATATCTCCACCGGTGGCGGTGCTAGCTTAGAGTTACTCGAAGGTAAAGTATTACCCGGTATCGCTGCTTTAAATGACGCGTAA
- a CDS encoding universal stress protein yields MFNTVLFPIDQSREAREAADVVANVVQKYGSRLVLLSVVEEPAADEAKADPMVSPEAVAKLLADAQALFSGQGIPSEIMEKQGKPAFTICDVADEIGANLIIMGCRGLGLTEEGATDSVTTRVINLSPCPVLIVP; encoded by the coding sequence ATGTTCAACACAGTTTTATTTCCAATCGATCAAAGTCGGGAAGCACGGGAAGCTGCTGATGTGGTGGCTAATGTCGTGCAGAAATATGGTAGTCGCTTAGTGCTGCTATCTGTGGTGGAAGAACCCGCCGCAGATGAAGCTAAAGCTGATCCAATGGTGTCACCGGAGGCGGTTGCTAAACTTTTAGCCGATGCTCAAGCTTTATTTTCTGGACAAGGTATTCCATCGGAAATTATGGAAAAGCAAGGTAAACCAGCCTTTACTATCTGTGATGTCGCCGATGAAATTGGGGCAAATTTAATCATTATGGGCTGTCGGGGATTAGGTTTAACGGAAGAGGGTGCAACTGATAGTGTGACTACTCGCGTGATTAACTTATCACCTTGTCCCGTGTTGATTGTGCCTTGA
- a CDS encoding alkaline phosphatase D family protein, with product MEFINGDRLLKRRNFLLGASFFTGLAVTSQLQPVMARGRFSDYPFKLGVASGDPLPDSVVLWTRLAPAPLNGGGMPPVNVPVRWQIARDEKMRQVVQRGTVLATPQLGHSVHVDVRGLEPHRWYWYQFQVGSEVSPIGRTRTAPAIYSSISQLNFAFASCQDWQNGFYTAYKHMAQEDLDLVVHLGDYIYEYGPETGAPRQHIGPEIITLADYRDRYALYKSDVNLQAAHANFPWAVTWDDHEVDNNYANLIPEDNQSPAAFEQRRANAYQAYYEHMPLRLSSLPKQSDMLLYRRLTFGDLAEFNVLDTRQYRTDQPCNDGLKPLCDAALDPQATMTGAAQENWLLQGLDKSQARWNVIAQQLILAQFDFDPRPGIQVFNVDQWDGYVAARKRLLDFLEQRKPSNPVVITGDIHSSWVHDLKADFNNPLSATVGTEFVGTSITSDFPSQFIAPVQAAVSDNPHTKFFDGANRGYVRCKLTRNNWQSDYRVVSSILDQNTTIRTLASFVVENGQPGAQRA from the coding sequence ATGGAATTTATAAATGGCGATCGCCTGCTCAAACGGCGTAACTTTTTGCTGGGTGCAAGCTTTTTTACAGGTTTAGCCGTAACTAGCCAATTGCAGCCTGTAATGGCGCGAGGACGGTTTTCTGACTATCCCTTCAAGCTGGGTGTCGCTTCTGGTGATCCTCTACCTGATAGCGTGGTGTTATGGACTCGTCTCGCACCAGCACCCCTAAATGGCGGCGGTATGCCACCTGTAAACGTCCCTGTGCGGTGGCAAATTGCGCGGGACGAAAAAATGAGACAGGTTGTGCAGAGAGGTACAGTTTTAGCCACTCCACAACTAGGTCATTCTGTACACGTTGATGTCCGAGGACTAGAACCTCATCGTTGGTATTGGTATCAATTTCAAGTTGGTAGTGAAGTTAGTCCCATCGGTCGCACGCGTACAGCACCCGCTATCTATAGTTCAATTTCACAACTAAACTTTGCTTTTGCTTCTTGTCAAGATTGGCAAAACGGCTTTTATACAGCCTATAAACACATGGCTCAAGAAGACCTAGATTTAGTTGTGCATCTAGGTGATTACATCTATGAATACGGCCCCGAAACTGGTGCGCCACGTCAGCACATTGGCCCAGAAATCATTACTTTAGCTGATTATCGCGATCGTTATGCTTTATATAAAAGCGATGTAAATTTACAAGCCGCTCATGCTAACTTTCCGTGGGCAGTAACTTGGGATGACCACGAAGTAGATAACAACTACGCCAACTTAATCCCCGAAGATAATCAAAGTCCAGCAGCCTTTGAACAGCGACGAGCTAATGCTTACCAAGCCTACTATGAGCATATGCCATTGCGCTTATCTTCCCTACCAAAGCAATCTGATATGCTCCTTTATCGGCGGTTGACCTTTGGTGATTTAGCAGAGTTCAACGTCTTAGATACTCGCCAGTACCGTACAGACCAACCTTGTAATGACGGACTCAAACCCCTGTGTGACGCAGCTTTAGATCCCCAAGCGACGATGACAGGTGCAGCACAAGAAAATTGGTTACTCCAAGGACTAGACAAATCACAAGCACGCTGGAATGTAATTGCACAACAGCTTATATTGGCTCAATTTGATTTTGATCCCCGTCCCGGAATACAAGTATTTAACGTTGACCAATGGGATGGCTATGTAGCCGCGAGGAAGCGGTTGTTGGACTTTTTAGAACAACGTAAACCTTCTAACCCAGTGGTGATTACTGGCGATATCCATTCCAGTTGGGTACATGATTTAAAAGCTGATTTTAATAATCCCCTATCAGCAACAGTAGGTACTGAATTTGTCGGTACTTCTATTACTTCCGATTTTCCCTCCCAGTTCATTGCTCCAGTGCAAGCCGCAGTCAGCGATAATCCCCATACAAAATTCTTTGATGGTGCTAACCGTGGTTATGTGCGTTGCAAATTGACTAGAAATAACTGGCAAAGTGATTATCGAGTTGTTTCCAGCATTCTTGACCAGAATACTACTATCAGAACCCTAGCTTCCTTTGTCGTAGAAAACGGACAACCCGGCGCACAAAGGGCTTGA